GGTAGTACAGCCTGCTCGCCCAGCCGGACGACTCTTTACACAGGACAGTATCCCTCCCTGCACGGAGTCACGCAGACGAGCGGAGCAGCTAAGAGTGCATTTGATTCTGACATGTTTTGGCTGGACCCAAATAGCGTACCAACCATAGGTAATTATTTTCGAAATGCGGGGTACCGCACTTTTTGGAAAGGGAAATGGCACGCCTCCGATGAAGATATCCTCATCCCAGGCACTAAGAATGCCTATTCAAGCTACACTTCTACCGGAGTCCCTGCACCCAAAAAGGTAGAAACTTATTTAAGTGCTGACCGGTTAAATGCATACGGGTTTTCAGGTTGGGTAGGTCCTGAACCACACGGATCATCTCCAAGAAATTCGGGATCTTCTGCATCTATTGGAATAAACGGAAGAGACGAAATCTATGCTTCCGAAACGATTGAATTACTGCAATCATTGGAGCAGCAGAGCCATCCCTCTCCATGGCTGATCATGTGTTCCTTTGTAAACCCTCATGACATCGCTATCTTTGGTGAATTATCAAAGTTAAGTCCCTTATTTAACTTTCAAATAGACAGTTCCGTTCCAAATATCCCTAAAGCGCCGACGAGTGACGAATCATTATCCACCAAACCCTCTGCCCAGGAGAGTTACCGCCTCACCTATCCAAAGGCTCTGCAGCCTGTTTACGATAATCAATTTTATCGTAAGCTCTATTATTCCTTACAAATGCAGGCAGACCAGGAAATGCTCAAAGTTTATCACGCTTTGAAAAAGTCCCGTTTTTATGAAAATACGATCGTTATTTTTTTATCTGATCACGGAGAATTGCTGGGAGCGCATGGAAAACAGCATCAAAAATGGTATAACATGTATGAAGAATCCGTCCATGTCCCGCTTATCATTCACAGTCCAAAACTTTTCTCAGGTAAGCAAAATACAGAGATGTTAACAAGTCATATTGATGTTTTACCTACAATGCTAGGTTTAGCCGGGATTGATGCTGAAGAAATTCAGGAGCACTTATCTGATAGTCATACTGAAGTTTATCCGCTGGTGGGGAGGGATCTGACCCCATTACTAAAAGGAAAACAAAATTTCTTCAGAGCAAATGAGCCTCTTTATTTTATGACCGATGATGATTTTACAAGAGGACAGAACCAAGTAAGTGCTACAGGAGAACCTTATGAATCAGTAGTGCAGCCGAATCATATTGAAGCAATTATAACCACTCTGACAACGGGAATAAAAGGAGAGAAAGAGATTTGGAAGCTCGCACGATATTACGATAATCCGCAGTTTTGGAGCAATCCAGGATGTTATGACGAGACAGTTACTCAAGAGGACGCTACGAAAGCAGGATATGAAGAAGTATGTTCATTGTGTATTACGAGGACAAAATATAATCCTTTACCTGATCAATATGAATTGTACAATTTATCAAGCGATCCCCTCGAAGAAAAGAATTTAGCAAGCACAAAATATCAAACTCCTGAAACCGAAATTGTCATGAATTTATTAATATCTGCCTTAGAAGAACAGTGCAGACAAAAACGACTGGTACCTTCAAGCGGAGTTGTACAGGGAATGCCTTCCTGCAACTGTTTAAATGAATAAAGACCATTGAAAAGAAACAGAGCGCTGCTCTGTTTCTTTTATTCTATTAGAGTAATTCAATCAATCAAGATGTTAATCTATACGGATTATCTATCTTTACATAAGATAATATACCCTGGCATATAGGAGGTGATATGATTATGAATAATCATCCTTATAATAAAGGCTATCATCCAGATGATAGTAATGAAGTAATTACGTGTAATTGCTGTGTTACCGGGCTGGCTGAGACCATTTTAAAGCGGTTCCGCTGTGGTGATACGATTGGCATCACGTTTTTTGTTGAAGGAGGAGCAGGCATTTTTATCGGCAGATTCAGAGGTCTCGAGGATCATGTCCTGGAAATCGATGATTTACTCGTACCTGGGACAACTAGTTTTGTTCCTTTATGCGATATTGGCAGCATCGAAAAGGGACTCCAGTTTCAGGAACAGCCGATGCAGATTAATAAATAATACAGTATGATATAAAACGAATGGCAGTAGATAAATCATGAATAGATAAGTAATATCCAAGCAAGGAGGCACGTAGTTAATTGCTCCCTTGCTTTTTTCAAATAAATTGATGTTTCAATTCATTCAGCTGCTTTTCATAAGGTTGCAAAGAATATTACTTTGTAAGTGATCCTCAAACAATGTGGAACCTTTTACAATACATTTGGTAAAGTGGATATAGTGAAAAATGATTGTTGATATACCTACAAAACACATAAAGGACTGGTACTTTTGAATATTACTTTTATCCCATTAACTATGCAGCAGGTAGAAGAAATTGCCTCGTGGAACTATGAAGGCTTTGTTGAAAAAGTAATCATGACTCCTTATTTTGAGTCTTTCAATAAAACAGGGCAATTACAGGGACCTGGTGGCTGTGATGGATTTGCAGCAAAAATGGAGCTGCAAACTGTCGGTTTATTTGAGTATACCTTACAAGACAGCACGATGGAAATCGGACTAGCATTAAAACCTGATTTGATTGGTAAAGGGCTTGGTGTCCATTATGTAACTGAAGGAATTGAGTTTGGCATTCAACACTATAACGTTCCGATCACCAATATAAAATTGGTGGTAGATTCAAAAAATGAGGCAGCCATCCGTGTTTATGAAAAAGCTGGATTTAAAAGAGTGGAACAAAAAGAGAATGAGATTGAGATGAGGAAAGCACTATTACCAGCAGATGAAAGCTAAGACCTGCCAAACTAAGAGGTGCACGATTTAATAAAGGAGAGATGATTAAAATAAAAACATCTACGCGTCGAGCAACTCCACAGGATGGAGAAAGAATTTCAGCCATATACAATCAAGGCATTAAAGGAAGAATGGCTACGTTTGAAACAAGACTGCGTACTCCAAAAGAGCAGGAAAGTTGGCTGGAAGAAAATCAGCAACGCCCCGCTGTCGTAAGTATCATCGATGAAACAATCGTTGGTTTTGCATATGCAGGGGAGTACCGATCACGCCCATGCTATAAAGGAGTTGGGGAATTTTCGATTTATATAGATGGTAAATACCGAAAACTGGGAATTGGCAAGGAATTACTCCTTTCATTGATAGAGGAGGCTGAAAAACTCGGGTACTGGAAACTCGTTTCAAGAATATTTGATTTTAATGACGCAAGCAGAAATCTGTGCAAGTCGTGTGGTTTCAGAGAGGTTGGTATTTATCAGAAACATGGAAAATTGGACGGAAGCTGGATTGACTGTGTAATTGTAGAGAAATTAATTACGGAAAACTTAGACTGAAAATATCCAAAGCAAGGATCGTTAATGGCTATTGATTAATGGATAGGGACAAACGAAGGTTAGTGATAAGCAACCCTTATATATGTTTATTCATGATTGGTATTTTTATCATCTCCTGTATTGCCTTAAAATAACTAGTAAGCACTTATTAAGGGGGAGTTCATCTATGGCCATTGATTTCCATGATTCCAACAATAAATATACATATACCAATAGAAAAGTTCCCAGCGAATGGATAGAAGTTTATGGAAAAATCACTTCTGGTAAACACATACAAAAGGCTGTTGACATTGGCTGCGGGGGCGGGGTATATTCACAAGCATTGGTGGAACTAGGCAGCTCAGAAGTTGTCGGAATTGATTTTTCCCGTACAATGCTAGAAGGAGCCAAAGAAAATACGCTCCCGTATAAGAGCAGCATTCAATTTGTTTTAGGTGATGCTTATGCTACAGGATTAACTTCAGATCGTTATGATCTGGTGCTTAAAAGAGCGCTTATTCACCATTTGGACCAATTATCAAATTCAGTAATGGAAGCTAAAAGAATCCTGAAAAATGAAGGAGTATTAATCATTCAGGATCGAACACCCAGTGATTGTTTTCTCAAAGGGAGCAGCACTCATATTAGGGGACATCTCTTTTCATTATTCCCTCGTCTTAAAAGAATTGAAGAAAGACGACGTTATAAGAGCGACGTTGTACGGAGAGCATTGAAGCAAGCAGAACTTAAAAATATTCAAGAAACCAAATTGTGGGAAACAAGAAAGCTGTACAAATCTAAAGATGAATTATTGGAAGAGCTGCGTACAAGAAAAGGCCGTTCGATCTTATTTGAGCTTGACAATCGTGAGCTTGAAAAGCTAATCACTTATATCGATAGTAAAATCGGCAGTACCGAACCAATTATTGAAAAAGACCGCTGGACGATCTGGAGCGCAGAAAAATGAAGAATGGTTAAAGCCTGGTTTCTTCACTGAAATTAAGAAATCAGGCTTTTCTCATTGCATCCATAATCACATACTAAGCGGCTGGCCATCACAGTGTTAAGGGGTGAACAGCTTCCATTTTCCCTCTGAAACAACTTCAACAGCCCTATTGGTCACTTTGATGGCCGTCTGATCGTCAATCGCGTACCCTGGTACTGAGACACCAGCGGCCCACTTTTCTGCATTGGCCAACGTATTCTCCGGTAACATCTCGTGATCTAAGTGAGGAAACAACGCAAAATCCACTAGACCCAGTGATTTATCTCCTCCTGCGGGCGGACGCCAGCCTACGAATTCTTCACCGATATTCGGAGCCATCACCATGCTCCCGGCGCTCATCCCCACATATACGGAATGCAGGGATGGCAAGAGGTCTGCCAGCCCGGATTGCTGCATCCAGTAGTTCAGGTAGAGGGCGTCGCCCCCGGACACCAGAAAAACGTCCGTCTCACGAACAAGAGGTACCCAGCGGTCTTGCTCGATGCTCGGCAGCGCTGTGAGCTCTAAAACGCCGACAGACTTCCAGCCCAGGTCGACCATAGGGTTCTCGGACTTCCCGCTAATGAACTCCCAGGTTTTCACACCTGGACCAACCCAAGGATGTCCGTACATAGCAGTAGGGATACACAGAGCGCTGGATTCGGCGATGGGTTTGTCCAGCATATCAACCAGCGCATTGTGAATAGTCGAGTTATTCACGCCCGCAGAAGTTAACAAGAGTTTCATTCCCACCATCTCCGTGGACTTGGAATCCTCCAAATAATGATCCGGCATATGTTTTCCTCCTTAATCCGAAGTTCAGATCTTTTTCACCTAAACATATAAGATTCCTATGCATGACTTTTGTCCATTCACTCTCTGCCATCCTGAAAGGTTGAACAAAGAAATTACTTCTTCGATGGTTCATTCTCTCCTATATATTTTATCATGTTTTCTTTAAAATGAATCCTTGATAAGGGCAGGATAGAGAAAGACTTGAATTGGAGGCAGTCGAACTTTTGAAACTAAATCGCGACAAACTCGTAATAGTAGCATAGTTTATTTTAGGAGTGGTTGATTAGTATGAGTGAACAAATAAGTAATAGAGTGCCAAGATGGGATTCGGTATCGGTATGAAAAATTATCAGTTCTACTTGAGTCCAATGGAATTTCCTAACTATAAACAGAAAAGTCACTAAAGAGTTAACCATTGAAGAGAGAGGGAAAATGCTTGATTGTTATAATAGGACCTATTGCAAAACCCACGGGATGACGAAAACATTTCCTTTTGAAAGGGAACTGAATAGACCTTTTTGGTTTGGAAGGGTCATTGGTTATGTAGAAGAGGAGAATGTTAAAGGGTATTTTGTATATAGTACAAAAGAGAAAGATTTATATATCCATGAATTTTTCTTTGATTCTCCGAATGTAGTAAGGGAATTTTTAACTTTTCTCCATAACCAGACAGATCAAATTAAACGAGTGATCATGAACTCTAATTTTGACGAAATTTCTCATTTTGTAGGCTCTCCAGAAAGTGGTCAAGCCACGATGGTTGATTTTCCTTCCACCACTGATCATAAACACATCGCTAATGTAGGAATAGGAGTAATGTATAGAATTGTTAATTGTCTTGCGTTTTTTAAGGAGCTTAAAGAAAAGAATCACCTTTTAAGTCCAGGTGTCACACTTTCATTAAAGCTCTCAATTAATGATGATTTCTTTCCTTTAAATTCTTCAACTTTTATTTTATACATAACGAACGGAGAAATCGCGGAAGTCAGGGAAGACGGTCCATTTGATGTAGAACTAA
This Halobacillus salinarum DNA region includes the following protein-coding sequences:
- a CDS encoding Type 1 glutamine amidotransferase-like domain-containing protein, whose amino-acid sequence is MKLLLTSAGVNNSTIHNALVDMLDKPIAESSALCIPTAMYGHPWVGPGVKTWEFISGKSENPMVDLGWKSVGVLELTALPSIEQDRWVPLVRETDVFLVSGGDALYLNYWMQQSGLADLLPSLHSVYVGMSAGSMVMAPNIGEEFVGWRPPAGGDKSLGLVDFALFPHLDHEMLPENTLANAEKWAAGVSVPGYAIDDQTAIKVTNRAVEVVSEGKWKLFTP
- a CDS encoding GNAT family N-acetyltransferase produces the protein MNITFIPLTMQQVEEIASWNYEGFVEKVIMTPYFESFNKTGQLQGPGGCDGFAAKMELQTVGLFEYTLQDSTMEIGLALKPDLIGKGLGVHYVTEGIEFGIQHYNVPITNIKLVVDSKNEAAIRVYEKAGFKRVEQKENEIEMRKALLPADES
- a CDS encoding class I SAM-dependent methyltransferase, which codes for MAIDFHDSNNKYTYTNRKVPSEWIEVYGKITSGKHIQKAVDIGCGGGVYSQALVELGSSEVVGIDFSRTMLEGAKENTLPYKSSIQFVLGDAYATGLTSDRYDLVLKRALIHHLDQLSNSVMEAKRILKNEGVLIIQDRTPSDCFLKGSSTHIRGHLFSLFPRLKRIEERRRYKSDVVRRALKQAELKNIQETKLWETRKLYKSKDELLEELRTRKGRSILFELDNRELEKLITYIDSKIGSTEPIIEKDRWTIWSAEK
- a CDS encoding sterol carrier protein domain-containing protein, with translation MTKTFPFERELNRPFWFGRVIGYVEEENVKGYFVYSTKEKDLYIHEFFFDSPNVVREFLTFLHNQTDQIKRVIMNSNFDEISHFVGSPESGQATMVDFPSTTDHKHIANVGIGVMYRIVNCLAFFKELKEKNHLLSPGVTLSLKLSINDDFFPLNSSTFILYITNGEIAEVREDGPFDVELRMDIAEFSSMVMGVENALTYLKWGLMEISDESYSKVINSLFQTESKPMIVKAF
- a CDS encoding sulfatase-like hydrolase/transferase; protein product: MEKEPSKQTHEKPNFLILMVDQERYPSVYENNELKKWRKENLIAQELLRENGFEFQNHYAGSTACSPSRTTLYTGQYPSLHGVTQTSGAAKSAFDSDMFWLDPNSVPTIGNYFRNAGYRTFWKGKWHASDEDILIPGTKNAYSSYTSTGVPAPKKVETYLSADRLNAYGFSGWVGPEPHGSSPRNSGSSASIGINGRDEIYASETIELLQSLEQQSHPSPWLIMCSFVNPHDIAIFGELSKLSPLFNFQIDSSVPNIPKAPTSDESLSTKPSAQESYRLTYPKALQPVYDNQFYRKLYYSLQMQADQEMLKVYHALKKSRFYENTIVIFLSDHGELLGAHGKQHQKWYNMYEESVHVPLIIHSPKLFSGKQNTEMLTSHIDVLPTMLGLAGIDAEEIQEHLSDSHTEVYPLVGRDLTPLLKGKQNFFRANEPLYFMTDDDFTRGQNQVSATGEPYESVVQPNHIEAIITTLTTGIKGEKEIWKLARYYDNPQFWSNPGCYDETVTQEDATKAGYEEVCSLCITRTKYNPLPDQYELYNLSSDPLEEKNLASTKYQTPETEIVMNLLISALEEQCRQKRLVPSSGVVQGMPSCNCLNE
- a CDS encoding arsinothricin resistance N-acetyltransferase ArsN1 family A, encoding MIKIKTSTRRATPQDGERISAIYNQGIKGRMATFETRLRTPKEQESWLEENQQRPAVVSIIDETIVGFAYAGEYRSRPCYKGVGEFSIYIDGKYRKLGIGKELLLSLIEEAEKLGYWKLVSRIFDFNDASRNLCKSCGFREVGIYQKHGKLDGSWIDCVIVEKLITENLD